A region of the Hyalangium gracile genome:
CGCGGCCTTGAGCTCGCCCAGGAAGCGCGCGACGCAGTCCATCAGCCCTCGGCCATGCGCGCAGCTATAGCCATGGCCCATGCCGTTGTGGGTGTCGAAGTCGAGCTTCAGAGAGACGTGCACCGAGGTGCAGAGGTCCGACTTGAGCAGGCGCAGCGCGAGATCCATCCGCGGGTCGAGCCCGGTGAGGTGGAAGTTCGCGAGCCCGAAGGTGTACGTGAACGACTCGCTCAGGTAGCTCGACAGGTATGCGGGACGGTTCGTCTTCAGCGTGTCGATACCCTTGGTGCCCTCCAGCATGGACACGACATCCGTCGCCAGCACCCGCGAAACCGACGACAGCGAGCCATGTAGCCCTTCCAGGTAGCTGTCCACCTTCGCCGTCGAGCGGTCCATCAGCTGCTGGGCGCGCGAGAGCGAGAAGCGCTCCACGGTGGTCGTCTTGAGGGTGCTCCCGGTGGGTTGGCCGCGCGCGTTCAGCTCGGGACCTTCGGTGCGCGCATCGAGCCCCCTCCACCAGGCATTGTCCTCGGGTTTCGCGGAGAGCAGCGGCCTGAGCGCTTCGATGGACGGAACGCTCACGGGCGAGGCGTGCGAGGGCAACCCCATCCCGACCGGCATCCCGCGCTCACCGGTGACGACCACGAACGGCAGCGGCCGGCTCTCGCGGTACTTCTCGTACAGGTGATTCGCGATGACCGAGTGCACCGCGGGCGCCCGGTAGTCCGCGCCGGCGACACCGCACATCGAGGAGATGAACGCGCTCGCGTGATCGTTGGTACCCTGGTCGATGCCGTGCAGCACACTCAGCTGCTCATGCAGCGCGAAGTGCGAGAAGCCGTACATGAGCGGGCTGTAGCTGCCGCGCGCCGCGGGGTCCGCCGGGTTCCACGACTGCCAGGTTCGCAGCGGCTTGTACGGACCGTTCGGCGCCGCGAGGTTCACCACCTGGCTCGCCGTGAAGAAGGCGGGCTCGCCGCTGTAGCCGCCGGGCGCGGGGATACAGAGCGGAATGTCCGCGTCATCCAGTGGGGTGAAGTAGTACGCGGGCCGGTAGCCCCCCGGGATGTAGAGCACCGCGAGCCGGGAGGGAGCGTCGGTGTCCGCGGCGGCGTGCGCGACGCTCGAGCCGAGCAGCCCGGCGCGTTCGAGGAGCGCGAACTGTCCGGCTCCGAGGGCCCACTTGAGCAGCGTGCGACGAGAGGTGTTCGTCATGGTGTCCTCGGCTCAGTAGGTGATCCACAGCGGGTGACGGACGAGCGCCGCGCAGGTGCCAATCCAGGCAAGGCGCGTGCTCTGCGCCTCGAGCGGGAGATAGACCTGGGTGTACAGCGCCTGCGCCTCCGCTTCCGAGGGAGGCTGTCCGAGCATGCGCAGGTAGAGCGCGCGCAGGTTCCTCTGCACCGCGTCCGGGTTCTTGGTCGAGGTGTCGGCCAGCGTCACGTGGCGCAGCACGGCCTTGTTGCCGCTCTTGTCCACCGCTCGGGCGCACCAGGCTTGCGACATCTGGACCAGCGCCTGCGCGGCGGAGGGACCGAAGCTCACGTCCCGCTTGCGGTACACCAGCGAGTTGCCTCCTCCGAGCGACTCGAACCGCTCGGTGGCGCGTGAGTCGGAGATGTACGCGCCCGAGATGCCGGGCGACCAGTCCCCGGGCCACACGAAGAACCTGCCGCCGTTCACGGTGTACGCACTGTCACGCCAGTCTGGGGCGCTGGTGCTGACGAAGTCCTCGAGCGAGAGCCCGAGCTGGGCCATCAGGCTCACGACCATCTCCTCGGCGGACAGCCGGCGGACGTGGAACTCTTCCGGAGCCGGAGTCTCCAGCTCCGCGGGCGGGGCGGGCAGATCGCGGATCCAGGCCTCCACCTTCTCGACCGTCAGCGTGACGCGGCCGTTGGTGACGAGCTCGCTGTAGGGCTGACCGGGCGGCATCTGGGGATAGCTTCCGGGTGCGACGCCCTTCAGCAGCTGGATCAGCATGCTGTTCTCGGGCTCCCCACGCTTGACGTACTTCTCGTTGTACACGAGCCCGGTCTCGAACGCGGTGAGCGAGGCGAAGAACGGCTTGTTGCCGGTGAGGTGGCAGC
Encoded here:
- a CDS encoding DUF1501 domain-containing protein; protein product: MTNTSRRTLLKWALGAGQFALLERAGLLGSSVAHAAADTDAPSRLAVLYIPGGYRPAYYFTPLDDADIPLCIPAPGGYSGEPAFFTASQVVNLAAPNGPYKPLRTWQSWNPADPAARGSYSPLMYGFSHFALHEQLSVLHGIDQGTNDHASAFISSMCGVAGADYRAPAVHSVIANHLYEKYRESRPLPFVVVTGERGMPVGMGLPSHASPVSVPSIEALRPLLSAKPEDNAWWRGLDARTEGPELNARGQPTGSTLKTTTVERFSLSRAQQLMDRSTAKVDSYLEGLHGSLSSVSRVLATDVVSMLEGTKGIDTLKTNRPAYLSSYLSESFTYTFGLANFHLTGLDPRMDLALRLLKSDLCTSVHVSLKLDFDTHNGMGHGYSCAHGRGLMDCVARFLGELKAAPAPGKPGKTLLDDTLVLVMSEFGRSWASRNSDGTYSLPDDHHPYTSVCFAGGNVAGNRQVGSYTPRGLGVPVDIIEETGQPSKRVPRSADVVTTALRIMGMDSHQFFIPGGYGEVVGLRKA